The proteins below come from a single Myxococcus xanthus genomic window:
- a CDS encoding imelysin family protein, with the protein MNTESSRPLSVLRARAIALAVPALLSLSACKSDKVTPPDAGTDNPGDTVAATRAALLESSGACVLQTAREFQTAATALESAVAAHAATPDATTRDTAREAYHQAMDVWQMAEVMQFGPAAPRSLPGGAEIRDNIYSWPLVSRCAIEEQLVNRSYESESFDSSLVSRRGLYALEYLLFFEGNDTACPGTSVIVSQGTWAALSADERAARKRAYAAVVAADVHRRADALVNAWAPDQENFGRTLTTAGSGNAVYPSTQAALNSVSDAIFYFEREVKDLKVARPLALRDCATSTCPEHLESQFAARSKANIRANLVGYRRITEGCGENFSGTGFDDLLEASGADALAAKLRERNAAAAAGIDAVPGEDLATVLAQDKAAMRTMYDVIKSVTDVLKTELVTVLDLELPQSVEGDND; encoded by the coding sequence ATGAACACCGAGTCATCGCGCCCCCTCTCCGTCCTGCGTGCGCGCGCCATCGCGCTCGCGGTGCCCGCCCTCCTCTCGCTGTCCGCGTGCAAGTCGGACAAGGTGACCCCGCCGGACGCAGGGACGGACAATCCGGGCGACACGGTGGCCGCGACGCGCGCCGCGCTGCTGGAGTCGTCCGGAGCCTGTGTGCTGCAGACGGCACGTGAGTTCCAGACCGCGGCCACCGCGCTGGAGAGCGCCGTCGCGGCCCACGCGGCCACGCCGGATGCCACCACGCGAGACACCGCGCGCGAGGCCTACCACCAGGCCATGGACGTGTGGCAGATGGCGGAGGTGATGCAGTTCGGTCCCGCCGCGCCCCGCAGCCTCCCGGGCGGCGCGGAGATTCGCGACAACATCTACTCGTGGCCCCTGGTCAGCCGGTGCGCCATCGAGGAGCAGCTCGTCAACCGAAGCTATGAGTCGGAGAGCTTCGACAGCTCACTGGTGAGCCGCCGCGGCCTGTACGCGCTGGAGTACCTGCTCTTCTTCGAGGGCAACGACACCGCCTGCCCTGGCACCTCCGTCATCGTGTCCCAGGGCACGTGGGCGGCGCTGTCCGCGGACGAGCGGGCCGCGCGCAAGCGGGCGTACGCCGCCGTGGTGGCCGCCGACGTCCACCGCCGCGCGGACGCGCTGGTGAACGCGTGGGCCCCGGACCAGGAGAATTTCGGCCGGACGTTGACGACGGCGGGCTCCGGCAATGCCGTGTACCCCTCCACGCAGGCGGCGCTGAACTCCGTGAGCGACGCCATCTTCTACTTCGAGCGCGAGGTGAAGGACCTCAAGGTGGCACGGCCGCTGGCGCTGCGTGACTGCGCCACGTCGACGTGCCCCGAACACCTGGAGTCACAGTTCGCCGCGCGCTCGAAGGCGAACATCCGGGCCAACCTGGTGGGCTACCGGCGCATCACGGAAGGCTGCGGCGAGAACTTCTCCGGCACGGGCTTCGACGACCTGCTGGAGGCCTCGGGCGCCGACGCGCTGGCGGCGAAGCTGCGCGAGCGCAACGCGGCGGCGGCAGCGGGCATCGACGCTGTTCCGGGTGAAGACCTGGCGACGGTCCTGGCTCAGGACAAGGCCGCGATGCGTACGATGTACGACGTCATCAAGAGCGTGACGGACGTGCTCAAGACGGAGCTCGTCACCGTGCTGGACCTGGAGCTGCCCCAGTCCGTCGAGGGGGACAATGACTGA
- a CDS encoding HTTM domain-containing protein produces the protein MTEVASGERPASGRIWKVLLAPRDIAALVAFRVALGLLIFVSAVRFLAYGWVDVLFTGPRFHFTYWGFGWVPALPAPWMHTVFAALAILGLCMAAGLFYRVTVGLLFVAFSYVQLVDVSNYLNHYYLVSLLLGLMLIVPAHRAFSVDAWRKPALRSDWLPSWCTLLLRFQVGVVYVFAGLAKLTGDWLLHAQPLSIWLSARTSLPVIGPMLDEPWVAYVAAWSGFLFDTTIVVFLLTRKLRPFAYVVVLGFHAATSALFPIGMFPFIMVTGALVFFEASWPRRLFHGLRARLARTSVATSAASETPATPAPSAPGWKGQVALGLALTYAVVQVAIPLRTHLYGGNVLWHEQGMRFSWRVMAREKNGSVTFIVRDPASDREWHVAPSQYLTRLQEREMSVQPDLILQLARHIARDFEAQGKGRVQVHVDAQVSLNGRPAELLVDPDVDLAREVDSLAPKRWIRPAPESPPIRLRAPLRGATAERP, from the coding sequence ATGACTGAGGTGGCGTCCGGCGAGCGCCCCGCTTCCGGGCGCATCTGGAAGGTGCTGCTGGCGCCGCGAGACATCGCGGCGCTGGTGGCGTTCCGCGTGGCGCTGGGGCTGCTCATCTTCGTCTCGGCGGTCCGGTTCCTCGCATATGGCTGGGTGGACGTGCTGTTCACCGGCCCCCGCTTCCACTTCACCTACTGGGGCTTCGGCTGGGTGCCCGCGCTGCCGGCGCCGTGGATGCACACTGTCTTCGCGGCGCTCGCGATACTCGGGCTCTGCATGGCGGCGGGCCTCTTCTACCGCGTGACAGTGGGCCTGCTGTTCGTCGCCTTCTCCTACGTCCAGCTCGTGGACGTCAGCAACTACCTCAATCACTACTACCTGGTGAGCCTGCTCCTCGGGCTGATGCTCATCGTGCCGGCGCACCGGGCCTTCTCGGTGGATGCCTGGCGCAAGCCCGCGCTGCGCAGTGACTGGCTGCCCTCGTGGTGCACGCTGCTGCTGCGCTTCCAGGTGGGCGTGGTCTACGTCTTCGCGGGGCTGGCGAAGCTGACCGGTGACTGGCTGCTCCATGCCCAGCCGCTCAGCATCTGGCTGTCGGCTCGGACGAGCCTGCCCGTCATCGGTCCCATGCTCGACGAGCCCTGGGTCGCCTACGTCGCGGCCTGGTCGGGATTCCTCTTCGACACCACCATCGTCGTCTTCCTCCTCACCCGGAAGCTGCGGCCCTTCGCCTATGTGGTGGTGCTCGGGTTCCACGCGGCCACCTCCGCGCTGTTTCCCATTGGCATGTTCCCCTTCATCATGGTCACCGGGGCCCTGGTCTTCTTCGAAGCCTCCTGGCCACGGCGGCTGTTCCACGGGCTGCGCGCCCGCCTCGCGCGGACGTCCGTCGCGACTTCGGCCGCCTCGGAAACGCCCGCGACGCCCGCCCCGAGCGCTCCCGGCTGGAAGGGACAGGTGGCGCTCGGACTGGCCCTGACCTACGCCGTCGTGCAGGTCGCCATTCCGCTGCGCACCCACCTCTACGGCGGCAACGTCCTGTGGCACGAGCAGGGCATGCGCTTCTCCTGGCGAGTGATGGCGCGCGAGAAGAACGGCAGCGTGACATTCATCGTCCGCGACCCGGCGTCGGACCGGGAATGGCACGTCGCGCCCAGCCAGTACCTCACCCGCCTCCAGGAGCGGGAGATGTCGGTGCAGCCGGACCTCATCCTCCAGTTGGCGCGGCACATCGCCCGGGACTTCGAGGCGCAGGGCAAGGGCCGCGTCCAGGTCCACGTCGACGCCCAGGTGTCCCTCAATGGCCGCCCCGCGGAGCTGCTGGTGGACCCGGACGTGGACCTCGCTCGAGAGGTGGACAGCCTCGCGCCCAAGCGGTGGATCCGCCCCGCGCCGGAGTCGCCGCCCATCCGCTTGCGCGCTCCGCTGCGCGGCGCGACGGCCGAGCGCCCGTAG
- a CDS encoding zinc metalloprotease HtpX, with product MALNSSHDTARAGADRPALHGGGGWHRLGNTLKTTVLLAGLTALVLVIGDRLGGPQGLLFAGLFAVVMNFGSYWFSDRIALAIHGARPLPYEQAPWLHDMVARLASRAGMPKPKVYILPTAAPNAFATGRNPSHAAIAVTAGLMELLDRRELEGVLAHELGHVRNRDTLIGTVAATLAGIISYAAQMLFWFGGSMLSRGDNDERGGLGSAFANLGLLLVAPIAATLLQLAVSRSREYGADQTGAELAGDPDALANALLKLERSAEAIPYDKAPATSHLFIVNPLHRGGVMALFSTHPPIPERVRRLRELGARLGARTGGRGGWEYAY from the coding sequence ATGGCGCTCAATTCTTCCCACGATACGGCCCGCGCCGGCGCGGACCGGCCAGCACTGCACGGCGGAGGCGGTTGGCACCGGTTGGGCAATACGCTCAAGACGACCGTGCTGCTGGCCGGGCTCACGGCCCTGGTGCTCGTCATCGGCGACCGGCTGGGCGGCCCGCAAGGCCTGCTCTTCGCCGGCCTTTTCGCGGTGGTGATGAACTTCGGCTCCTACTGGTTCAGCGACCGGATTGCCTTGGCCATCCACGGCGCCAGGCCGTTGCCCTACGAGCAGGCGCCCTGGCTGCACGACATGGTGGCGCGGCTGGCCTCCCGCGCGGGCATGCCGAAGCCCAAGGTCTACATCCTCCCCACGGCGGCGCCCAACGCGTTCGCCACGGGCCGCAACCCGAGCCACGCCGCCATCGCGGTGACGGCGGGCCTGATGGAGCTGCTCGACCGGCGCGAGCTGGAAGGCGTGCTGGCCCATGAACTGGGGCACGTTCGCAACCGGGACACCCTCATCGGCACGGTGGCGGCGACCCTGGCCGGCATCATCAGCTACGCCGCGCAGATGCTCTTCTGGTTCGGCGGCTCCATGCTCAGCCGGGGCGACAACGACGAGCGCGGCGGACTGGGCAGCGCCTTCGCCAACCTGGGTCTGCTGCTGGTGGCCCCCATCGCCGCCACGCTGCTCCAGCTCGCCGTCAGCCGCTCACGGGAGTACGGAGCGGACCAGACGGGCGCCGAGCTGGCGGGCGACCCGGACGCGCTCGCCAATGCCCTGCTGAAGTTGGAACGCAGCGCGGAGGCCATTCCCTACGACAAGGCCCCGGCCACCTCCCACCTCTTCATCGTCAACCCGCTCCACCGAGGCGGAGTCATGGCCCTGTTCTCCACCCACCCGCCCATCCCCGAGCGGGTCCGCCGGCTGCGGGAGCTGGGCGCCCGCCTGGGAGCCCGCACCGGTGGGCGCGGCGGCTGGGAGTACGCGTACTGA
- a CDS encoding MarR family winged helix-turn-helix transcriptional regulator, whose protein sequence is MTVPEQMASLRRAIRRLLTERLGEQTSRPFMQLLALKSIADGVRSQSAIAERMLVDAPSVSRLVARLEEDGLVKRSIAEDRRCARLELSPAGQTELNLLRDALIWTDVELLRYLTVQEMAEFKRLTVKLLTGLLQARGPVPLEGGCGPSDT, encoded by the coding sequence ATGACTGTCCCGGAGCAAATGGCCTCGCTGCGGCGCGCCATCCGTCGCCTCCTCACCGAGCGGCTAGGCGAGCAGACCAGCAGACCCTTCATGCAGTTGTTGGCGCTGAAATCCATCGCCGACGGTGTGCGCAGCCAGTCCGCCATCGCGGAGCGGATGCTCGTGGACGCACCCTCGGTGAGCCGGCTCGTCGCGCGCCTGGAGGAGGACGGCCTGGTGAAGCGAAGCATCGCGGAAGATCGCCGGTGCGCGCGCCTGGAGCTGTCCCCGGCCGGGCAGACGGAGCTGAACCTGCTGCGCGACGCGCTCATCTGGACGGACGTGGAGCTGCTTCGCTACCTCACGGTGCAGGAGATGGCGGAGTTCAAGCGCCTCACGGTCAAGCTCCTGACGGGCCTCCTCCAGGCCCGGGGGCCGGTGCCGCTGGAAGGCGGCTGCGGCCCGTCCGACACCTGA